CTGGCGTACCCGTTCGTGTCCAAGGCCGCCAATGACACCTTCGGGGTGGCGGAGCAGGGTGCGGAGCGGAGCGCCGTCAAGCTCGCCAACCCCATCAGCGAGGAGCACGGCTACCTGCGCACCTCCATCCTGCCCGGGTTGATCGAGGTGGCCAAGCGGAACCACTCGCGCGGCTTCCGTGACCTGGCCCTCTTCGAATCCGGCCTGGTGTTCCTGCCCGGTGAAAGCGTGGGCACAGCCTCCATCCCGCCGCTGGGAATCAAGCCCTCCGACGAGGTGCTGGACGACCTGTTCGACGGCGTCCCGGAGCAGCCGTTCCACCTCGCCGCGGTCCTCACCGGCCACGATTCCCCGGCAGCCGCGTCCCACACCCCCCGGGCGTGGGACTGGGCCGATGCGCTGGACGTTGCCCGCCTTGCCGGCGATGTCCTCGGCGTGGACCTTGTGGTCAGCCAGGGCAGCCACCAGGCATTCCATCCCGGCCGCACCGCCAGGCTTGCACTGCGGACGGGGGAAACCGTGGGGTACGCGGGCGAACTGCATCCCAAGCTGCTGGCAGCCTCGGACATGCCGGCCCGTTCCGTTGCACTGGAAATCAACGCCGACGCCCTGTTTGAGGCGGCTCCGGACGTGATCGTGGCCCGCCATATCTCCACGTTCCCCGTGGCAACCCAGGATGTGGCCCTGGTGGTTCCGGCCGACGTGCCGGCAGACGAGGTTCTCGCCGCACTCCGCGAAGGGGCCGGTGAGCTGCTGGAGGACGTGGCGCTGTTCGACGTCTATGCAGGCAAGGGCATCGAGGAAGGCAGGAAGTCGCTGGCCTTCGGACTCCGTTTCCGTGCCGCTGACCGCACCCTGACCGCCGATGAAGCCTCGGCAGCCCGCGAAAGCGCCGTGGCCCTCGCGGCCGAGCGCTTCGGAGCTGTCCAGCGCTAACGGCAGCCCCAACAAATCCGAAAGTCCCCGCAATCCTCATGGGTTGCGGGGACTTTCTGCTGGCGGCGTGTTTTGGCCGACGACCATATGTCAGGGCACCAGGAGGACCTTGCCGGTTGTCTTGCGGCCCTCGAGGTCGCGGTGCGCCTGCCCGGCCTGGCTCAACGGATAGCGGGCGCCGATGCGGACCTTCAGGCTGCCGTCCGCGGCGGCGGCAAAAATTTCGTCCGAGCGCCAGCGCCGCTCCGCCGCATCCCGCAGGTAATGGCCCATGGTGGGGCGCGTCAGGAAAAGGGAACCGCCGGCATTGAGGCGTTGCGGGTCAACGGGTGGAACGGGGCCCGAGGCGGCACCGAACAGCACCAGCATTCCGCGGACCCGCAATGACGCCAGCGAACCGTCGAAAGTATCCTTGCCCACGCCGTCATAAACGACGTCCACGCCGGTCCCGCTGGTGATGTCCCTGACCCGCCCGGAGAAGTCGCCGTAGCGCAGCACGTGGTCCGCGCCGGCGTCGAGCGCAAGCTGTTCCTTTTCGTCGGTGGAGACCGTGGTGATGACTTCCGCCCCGCGCGCCTTGAGCAGCTGGATCAGCAGCAGCCCCACGCCGCCGGCCCCGGCATGCAGCAGGACCTTGTGCCCCGGCTCCACCTTGAACGTCGAATTCATCAGGTAATGCGCTGTGACACCCTGCAGGGGGAGCGCTGCGGCAGTGAATACGTCCAGGCCCTTGGGGACCGGCAGTGCGGCATCCTCATCCACCAGCGCGTAGTCCGCGTAGCAGCTGACGCCTTCCGCGGTAGCTACCCGATCACCCACGGCGAAACCGGTCACACCGTCGCCTACTGCTTCCACCGTGCCCGCGGCCTCCGAACCGGGGATGAAGGGGTAGGGCACCTTGTAGATGCCGCTGCGCTTGTAGGTGTCGATGAAGTTGACGCCCGCCGCCCCGACGTGGATCAGCAATTGTCCGGGACCTGGAGTGGGAGGTTCAACTTCAACGTAGTCAAGGACTTCCGGACCGCCTGCCTGCCGTGCGACGATTGCGTGCGTCATGGCTCTCCTTTCGCGGGTCCCGGCGTTTCCGGACCCGGCTGCCGAAACCATCCTAGGGACAGGGGTGTCCGGGAGGACAAGTACGGCACGCCTCTTGCAGCCAATGCCTATGCATAATTATCGGTACCAATGCATAACTATTGCTGTATAGTCGGAGCATGACTATTTCTGTTGCGGTTTCCGGAGCCAGCGGCTACGCCGGGGGAGAGGTCCTCCGACTCCTGGCCGGGCATCCGGGTGTGACCATCGGTGCCATCACAGCCCACAGCAACGCCGGTTCCCGCCTGGGTGAACTGCAGCCGCACCTGCATGGTCTCGCCAGCCGCATCCTTGAAGACACCACGGTGGCAAACCTTTCCGGCCATGACGTCGTCTTCCTCGCGCTGCCGCATGGTGCATCCGCTGAAATCGCCGCCCAGCTGCCGGAGGGCACAGTGGTGATCGACGCCGGCGCCGATCACCGCCTCGAGGACCCTGCGGCGTGGGAAAAGTTTTACGGCTCCGCGCACGCCGGCACCTGGCCCTACGGGCTTCCGGAACTGCCCGGCCAGCGCGAGGCCTTGAAGGGCGCCAAGCGCATTGCCGTTCCCGGGTGCTACCCGACGTCGGCCCTGCTGGCGCTGACCCCCGGGTTCGCTGCCCACCTGCTGGAGCCCGACGACGTCGTGATCGTTTCCGCCTCCGGCACCTCGGGCGCGGGCAAGGCCGCCAAGGTCAACCTGATCGGGTCCGAGGTCATGGGCTCGATGAGCCCCTACGGCGTGGGTGGCGGCCACCGGCACACCCCGGAAATCGAGCAGGGCCTGTCGAATGCGGCAGGGGAGAAGGTCACCGTTTCCTTCACGCCCACGCTGGCCCCCATGAGCCGCGGCATCCTGACCACCGCCACGGCCAAGGTCAAGGCCGGCACCACCGCCGCGCAGCTGCGCCTGGCCTGGATCGAAGCGTATGAGGACGAGCCGTTCGTCCACGTGCTTCCGGAAGGCCAGTGGCCCGCCACCAAGTCCGTGCAGGGCTCCAACCACGCGGCCATGCAGGTGGCATTCGACCCCCACGCAGGGCGTGTCGTCGTCACCTGCGTGATTGACAACCTGACCAAGGGCACTGCCGGCGGCGCCGTGCAGTCCATGAACATCGCACTCGGCCTGCCGGAAACCGCCGGCCTCAACCTGCAGGGAGTAGCCCCGTGACCATCACCGCACCCCAGGGATTCCGGGCAGCCGGCGTCACCGCCGGCCTCAAGGCCTCCGGCAAGCCGGATCTCGCTTTGGTCGTCAATGACGGGCCGTCCAAGGCTGCTGCCGCCGTCTTCACCAGCAACAGGGTGGCAGCGGCCCCCGTGCACTGGTCCCGCCAGGTTGTCTCAGATGGCCGCGTGGACGCCGTCATCCTGAACTCCGGCGGAGCCAATGCCTGCACCGGCCCCACCGGTTTCCAGAACACCCACAGCACGGCCGAAAAAGTCGCCGAGGTCCTGGGGATCTCTGCCACCGATGTGTTCGTCTGCTCCACCGGCCTGATCGGCGAGCAGCTGCCCATGGACAAGATCCTGCCGGGCGTTGAAGCTGCCGCTGCTGAGCTCAGCACGGAAGGCGGCCCGGCTGCCGGCACCGCCATCATGACCACTGACAGCGTGCCCAAGTCCGCGCTTTTCATCGGCACTGACGCCGACGGCCAGGAATTCAGCATCGGCGGGATTGCCAAGGGCGCCGGCATGCTGGCCCCCGGGCTGGCGACGATGCTGGTGGTGCTCACTACGGATGCCGTGGTGCAGCCGGAAATGCTCGACGTCGTCCTCCGCGACGCCACCCGCGTCACCTTTGACCGCGCCGACTCGGACGGCTGCATGTCCACCAACGACACCGTTGTCCTGCTCGCCTCAGGAGCGTCCGGCGCCGTGCCCTCGGCCGAGGACTTCGGTACCGGCCTCACCCAGGTCTGCGCGGAGCTGGCCCGGAAACTGATCGCGGACGCCGAAGGCGCCAGCCACGACATCGCCATCCGCACCTTCAACGCAGCCAGCGAAGCAGACGCCGAAACGGTCAGCCGTTCGGTTGCCCGCTCCAACCTGTTCAAGGCAGCCATCTTCGGCAAGGACCCCAACTGGGGCCGTGTGCTCTCGGCCGTGGGCACCACGGATGCTGCCTTTGAGCCGGACAAGCTCAACGTGGCCATGAACGGCGTCCAGATCTGCCGCAACGGCAGCATCGGCGATGACCGCAGCCTGGTGGACCTGGAGCCCCGCGAGGTCCTGGTGGAGATCGACCTGCAGGCAGGCGACGCCGAGGCCACCATCTGGACGAACGACCTCACCCACGACTACGTCCACGAAAACAGCGCCTACTCCAGCTAGGAGCACCGCCCGGGGCAAAACCCGCCGGGCCCCAACTGCTGTGGAAAGTGACACCATGAACACCCAGACGCGTGAAACCACCAGCATGTCCGCCGCGCAGGACAAGGCTGAGACCCTGATCGAGGCCCTGCCCTGGATCCAGCGGTTCGCCGGCAGCATCATGGTGGTCAAATACGGCGGCAACGCCATGGTTAACGACGAACTCCGGCGCGCCTTCGCCGAGGACATCGTCTTCCTCCATCATGTGGGCATCCACCCCGTGGTGGTCCACGGCGGCGGCCCGCAGATCAACTCCATGCTGGGCCGGCTGGGCATCGAATCCGAGTTCAAGGGCGGCCTGCGCGTCACCACTCCAGAGGCCATGGAGGTGGTCCGCATGGTCCTCACCGGCCAGGTGGGCCGCGAACTGGTGGGCCTGATCAACTCCCACGGCCCCTACGCCGTGGGCATGTCCGGCGAAGACGGCGGCCTGCTCCGCGCCGTCCGCACCGGCACCGTAGTGGACGGGGAAGAGGTGGACCTTGGCCTGGTGGGCGAGGTGGTGGGCGTCGACCCCGCCGGCATCGTGGACATCCTCGACGCCGGACGCATCCCCGTCATCTCCACCGTCGCCCCGGAAATCGTCGACGGCGGGGAGGGCGTGGTGGGAACCGCGCGGTTCCAGCCCACCGGCCAAGTCCTGAACGTCAACGCGGACACCGCGGCGGCCGCCGTCGCCTCGGCGCTGGGCGCCTCCAAGCTGGTGATCCTGACCGATGTGGAAGGACTCTACGCCAACTGGCCGGACAAATCCTCCCTGATTTCGTCCCTCACCGCGTCGGAACTGCGGAAGATGCTGCCGAGGCTTGAGTCAGGCATGATCCCCAAGATGGCCGCGTGCCTGAAGGCCGTCGACGAGGGAGTGGAACGGGCACACATCGTGGACGGCCGCCTGGCCCACTCCATGCTTCTTGAAACATTTACGACGGCGGGCATCGGCACCCAGGTAGTCCCGGACGAGGAGATCAACGGATGAACACGATCGAGAAGGCATCAGTGACCGAGCTGGTGGAGACCACGGGCCACGCCGGCTCCGAGTGGCTGTCCCGCTACTCCTCTTCGCTCATGAACGTATTTGGCACGCCCCAGCGCGTCCTGGTCCGCGGGGCCGGCTGCCTGGTGTGGGACGCCGACGGCAAGGAGTACCTGGACCTGCTGGGCGGCATCGCCGTGAACGCCCTGGGCCACGCCCACCCCTTCGTGACCTCGGTCATCGCCAGCCAGCTGGCCACCCTGGGCCACGTCTCAAACTTCTTCACCAGCCCCACCCAGGTGGCGCTGGCCGAGAAGCTCCTGGAACTTGCCCACGCCCCCGCCGGTTCCAAGGTGTTCTTCAGCAACTCCGGCACCGAAGCGAACGAGGCCGCCTTCAAGCTGGCCCGCCGCAACACGGGCAACGCGGACACGAAACGCACGAAGATTATTGCCCTTGAGGGCGCGTTCCATGGCCGGACCATGGGAGCCCTGGCGCTCACGGCGAAGGAGGCCTACCGGGCACCCTTCGAGCCGCTTCCCGGCGGTGTGGTGCACATTCCGTTCGGCGACATCGCCGCGCTGGAGGCGGCGGTAGACGACACCGTGGCCGCGGTCTTCCTGGAGCCCATACAGGGCGAGGCCGGTGTCCGGCCGCTGCCCCCCGGCTACCTCAAGGCCGCGCGCGAAGCCACCAGCAAAGCCGGTGCCCTGCTGATCCTGGATGAGGTCCAGACCGGCATCGGCCGGACCGGCAAGTGGCTGGCCAGCGAGGATGCCGGGATTGTCCCCGATGCCGTCACCCTGGCCAAGGGGCTGGGCGGTGGATTCCCCATCGGTGCCCTGATCACGTTCGGTGAGGCAACGTCGTCGCTGTTGTCCGCCGGCCAGCACGGCACCACCTTTGGCGGAAACCCGGTAGCCACCGCGGCGGCCCTGGCCACCCTCCACGCCCTGGAAAGCCAGAACGTGCTGGCCAACGCCGCGGCGGTGGGGGAGCACCTGCGCTCCGCACTGGCGGCCATCCCGGGCGTCACCGAGGTCCGTGGCGAAGGGCTCCTGATCGGCTTCGACCTGGACGCCGACGTGGCACCGGCGGTGGTGCAGGCCGCCCTCGATGCCGGGTTCATCGTCAACAGCCCCGGCCCGCGCACCATCCGCCTGGCCCCGCCACTGATCCTCACCACGGCGCAGGCAGACACCTTCCTCGCCGCTTTCCCGGCAATCCTCCAAGCAGCTAAGGACGCCCAGTGACAACCGCAACCCGGCACTTCCTCAAGGACACCGACCTTTCCCCGGCCGAACAGGCGGAAGTCCTGGAGCTGGCCGCCCGCATGAAGGCCGCCCCCTACAGCGTCCAGCCGTATGCCGCGGAAGGCAGCGGCCGAAAGACCGTGGCCGTGATCTTCGACAAGACCTCCACCCGGACCCGCGTCTCCTTCGCCACCGGCATCGCCGACATGGGCGGCAATGCCCTGATCATCAACCCCGGCGAAGCACAGATCGGGCACAAGGAATCCGTAGAGGACACGGCAAAGGTGCTGGAACGGATGGTTTCCACCATCGTGTGGCGCACCGGTGCGCACGCCGGCCTGGTGGCCATGGCGGAGAACTCAAAGGTTCCGGTCATCAACGCCCTCTGCGACGACTACCACCCATGCCAGCTCCTGGCGGACCTGCTGGCAGTGAAGGAACACAAGGGCGAACTCACGGGGCTGACCATGAGCTACCTCGGCGACGCCGCCAACAACATGGCCAACTCCTACCTGCTGGCCGGCGTCACGGCCGGGATGCACGTCCGCATCGCCGGGCCGGCGGGCTACCTGCCGGCGGAGGACATCGTCGCGGCAGCCCGGGAGCGTGCGGCGGAAACCGGCGGCTCCGTGCTCATCACCACCGATGCCAAGGAAGCGCTGCAGGGGGCAGACGTGGTGGCCACCGACACCTGGGTGTCCATGGGCCAGGAGGCCGAAAAGG
This window of the Pseudarthrobacter defluvii genome carries:
- a CDS encoding quinone oxidoreductase family protein, whose translation is MTHAIVARQAGGPEVLDYVEVEPPTPGPGQLLIHVGAAGVNFIDTYKRSGIYKVPYPFIPGSEAAGTVEAVGDGVTGFAVGDRVATAEGVSCYADYALVDEDAALPVPKGLDVFTAAALPLQGVTAHYLMNSTFKVEPGHKVLLHAGAGGVGLLLIQLLKARGAEVITTVSTDEKEQLALDAGADHVLRYGDFSGRVRDITSGTGVDVVYDGVGKDTFDGSLASLRVRGMLVLFGAASGPVPPVDPQRLNAGGSLFLTRPTMGHYLRDAAERRWRSDEIFAAAADGSLKVRIGARYPLSQAGQAHRDLEGRKTTGKVLLVP
- the argC gene encoding N-acetyl-gamma-glutamyl-phosphate reductase, which translates into the protein MTISVAVSGASGYAGGEVLRLLAGHPGVTIGAITAHSNAGSRLGELQPHLHGLASRILEDTTVANLSGHDVVFLALPHGASAEIAAQLPEGTVVIDAGADHRLEDPAAWEKFYGSAHAGTWPYGLPELPGQREALKGAKRIAVPGCYPTSALLALTPGFAAHLLEPDDVVIVSASGTSGAGKAAKVNLIGSEVMGSMSPYGVGGGHRHTPEIEQGLSNAAGEKVTVSFTPTLAPMSRGILTTATAKVKAGTTAAQLRLAWIEAYEDEPFVHVLPEGQWPATKSVQGSNHAAMQVAFDPHAGRVVVTCVIDNLTKGTAGGAVQSMNIALGLPETAGLNLQGVAP
- the argJ gene encoding bifunctional glutamate N-acetyltransferase/amino-acid acetyltransferase ArgJ; amino-acid sequence: MTITAPQGFRAAGVTAGLKASGKPDLALVVNDGPSKAAAAVFTSNRVAAAPVHWSRQVVSDGRVDAVILNSGGANACTGPTGFQNTHSTAEKVAEVLGISATDVFVCSTGLIGEQLPMDKILPGVEAAAAELSTEGGPAAGTAIMTTDSVPKSALFIGTDADGQEFSIGGIAKGAGMLAPGLATMLVVLTTDAVVQPEMLDVVLRDATRVTFDRADSDGCMSTNDTVVLLASGASGAVPSAEDFGTGLTQVCAELARKLIADAEGASHDIAIRTFNAASEADAETVSRSVARSNLFKAAIFGKDPNWGRVLSAVGTTDAAFEPDKLNVAMNGVQICRNGSIGDDRSLVDLEPREVLVEIDLQAGDAEATIWTNDLTHDYVHENSAYSS
- the argB gene encoding acetylglutamate kinase yields the protein MNTQTRETTSMSAAQDKAETLIEALPWIQRFAGSIMVVKYGGNAMVNDELRRAFAEDIVFLHHVGIHPVVVHGGGPQINSMLGRLGIESEFKGGLRVTTPEAMEVVRMVLTGQVGRELVGLINSHGPYAVGMSGEDGGLLRAVRTGTVVDGEEVDLGLVGEVVGVDPAGIVDILDAGRIPVISTVAPEIVDGGEGVVGTARFQPTGQVLNVNADTAAAAVASALGASKLVILTDVEGLYANWPDKSSLISSLTASELRKMLPRLESGMIPKMAACLKAVDEGVERAHIVDGRLAHSMLLETFTTAGIGTQVVPDEEING
- a CDS encoding acetylornithine transaminase, translating into MNTIEKASVTELVETTGHAGSEWLSRYSSSLMNVFGTPQRVLVRGAGCLVWDADGKEYLDLLGGIAVNALGHAHPFVTSVIASQLATLGHVSNFFTSPTQVALAEKLLELAHAPAGSKVFFSNSGTEANEAAFKLARRNTGNADTKRTKIIALEGAFHGRTMGALALTAKEAYRAPFEPLPGGVVHIPFGDIAALEAAVDDTVAAVFLEPIQGEAGVRPLPPGYLKAAREATSKAGALLILDEVQTGIGRTGKWLASEDAGIVPDAVTLAKGLGGGFPIGALITFGEATSSLLSAGQHGTTFGGNPVATAAALATLHALESQNVLANAAAVGEHLRSALAAIPGVTEVRGEGLLIGFDLDADVAPAVVQAALDAGFIVNSPGPRTIRLAPPLILTTAQADTFLAAFPAILQAAKDAQ
- the argF gene encoding ornithine carbamoyltransferase; translated protein: MTTATRHFLKDTDLSPAEQAEVLELAARMKAAPYSVQPYAAEGSGRKTVAVIFDKTSTRTRVSFATGIADMGGNALIINPGEAQIGHKESVEDTAKVLERMVSTIVWRTGAHAGLVAMAENSKVPVINALCDDYHPCQLLADLLAVKEHKGELTGLTMSYLGDAANNMANSYLLAGVTAGMHVRIAGPAGYLPAEDIVAAARERAAETGGSVLITTDAKEALQGADVVATDTWVSMGQEAEKEARMQLFRDYSVDSDAMALAADDAVVLHCLPAYRGYEISADVIDGPQSIVWDEAENRLHAQKALMAWLMHRSGLAFVDGLSPVEGTGESTF